Proteins co-encoded in one Malus domestica chromosome 09, GDT2T_hap1 genomic window:
- the LOC103421746 gene encoding wall-associated receptor kinase-like 22, with product MVVKLLSHVILFTLLLRLLAVASSQKPPIAKPNCQSHCGDIEIPYPFGIGAGCYIDDDWFQIICDNSTGNPTPFLNRTNLEVLEISAEGGTLKVTNPITFSNCSNKPINRQTANLEGSPFAYSTKNVFTAVGCGFMATITSNSNGYSISSGCKSECDISINKSNGTRHNVCNGVDCCQTAIPSFLSAFNTSFQRDDDKTRSSCNYAFLVDRKWFQGYANNLTNISAISDRDNIPVVLEWNMFHSTTEVFGTFLEVNATVWRDDPIRPSCDSYNDNSSVYGSSRLECTCGGGSEGNPYLLDGCQDINECEVGKHSCSEPLVCVNHRSGYGCYYPPKSKSPVKAIIIGIGSGLGFLLLLLGAWWLHKLIKKTKAIKRKKKFFKQNGGILLEQQLAAGEVNVEKIKLFNSQELEMATDHFNIDRILGQGGQGTVYKGMLTDGRIVAVKKSKLVDGGEIAQFINEIVILSQINHRNVVKLLGCCLETEVPLLVYEFIPKGTIYQYLHKENEEFLFTWEMRLRIAAEVAGALSYLHSAAGFPIYHRDIKSTNILLDDKYRAKVADFGTSRSVSIDQTHLTTIVHGTFGYLDPEYFQSSQFTDKSDVYSFGVVLLELLTGEKSVSLTRSPEIRGLVTYFNFSMEENRLFDIIDARVKEEGVKEDILSVANLANRCLDMSGKRRPTMKEVAMELERIQKSVNASNNLQQNSDEVEYVRNEVTGPWDVTSTGSCLAGGTTPSKDSLPLLSY from the exons ATGGTTGTCAAGTTGCTTAGTCATGTTATTCTGTTTACGCTTTTGCTGCGGTTACTAGCAGTAGCATCATCACAGAAACCGCCCATAGCAAAGCCTAACTGTCAGTCTCATTGTGGAGACATTGAAATCCCGTATCCCTTTGGAATTGGGGCAGGTTGTTACATTGACGACGACTGGTTCCAAATAATCTGTGACAACTCTACTGGCAATCCCACTCCTTTCTTGAACCGTACTAATCTGGAGGTCCTCGAAATTTCTGCTGAAGGAGGTACGCTAAAGGTCACAAACCCGATCACCTTCTCAAATTGCAGCAACAAGCCAATCAACCGCCAGACGGCCAACTTGGAGGGAAGCCCTTTTGCGTATTCCACCAAGAACGTGTTCACTGCAGTTGGTTGTGGTTTTATGGCCACGATCACCTCAAACTCAAATGGCTACTCCATTTCAAGTGGATGCAAGTCCGAGTGTGACATTTCCATAAATAAGAGTAACGGTACCAGGCATAATGTATGCAACGGTGTGGACTGCTGCCAGACAGCCATCCCTTCATTTCTCTCTGCCTTCAATACTAGTTTCCAGCGTGATGACGATAAAACACGAAGTTCATGCAATTACGCATTCTTGGTAGACCGCAAATGGTTTCAGGGGTATGCCAACAATTTAACAAACATTTCTGCCATCAGCGACAGGGACAATATTCCTGTGGTGCTTGAATGGAACATGTTTCACTCCACAACTGAAGTGTTTGGGACCTTTTTGGAAGTAAATGCAACGGTATGGAGGGATGATCCAATCCGGCCTTCATGTGATAGCTACAATGACAACTCTTCCGTGTATGGATCCTCAAGGCTTGAATGTACCTGCGGAGGGGGTTCGGAAGGAAATCCCTATCTTCTCGACGGATGTCAAG ACATCAATGAATGTGAGGTTGGCAAGCATTCGTGTTCCGAACCCCTAGTATGTGTGAATCATCGTTCGGGTTACGGATGCTATTATCCTCCGAAGAGCAAATCTCCAGTCAAAGCCATCATTATAG GTATCGGCAGTGGTCTTGGATTCTTGTTACTGCTCCTTGGTGCCTGGTGGTTGCATAAActcataaagaaaacaaaagccaTTAAACGCAAGAAGAAGTTCTTTAAACAAAATGGTGGTATACTATTGGAGCAACAACTGGCGGCTGGTGAAGTAAATGTTGAGAAAATTAAGTTGTTCAATTCACAGGAGTTAGAGATGGCCACAGACCATTTTAACATCGATAGAATTCTTGGCCAGGGAGGCCAAGGTACTGTTTACAAAGGAATGTTGACGGATGGAAGAATCGTTGCTGTAAAGAAGTCTAAATTAGTTGATGGAGGCGAAATTGCGCAGTTCATTAACGAAATTGTCATTCTTTCGCAAATTAACCATAGGAATGTGGTTAAACTGTTGGGTTGCTGTTTAGAGACAGAAGTACCTCTCTTGGTTTATGAATTCATACCGAAAGGGACTATCTACCAATATCTCCACAAAGAAAATGAGGAGTTTTTATTTACGTGGGAAATGCGCTTAAGGATTGCTGCTGAAGTTGCAGGAGCTCTTTCATACTTACATTCAGCAGCAGGTTTTCCAATTTACCACAGGGACATCAAGTCTACAAACATACTCTTAGATGATAAATACAGAGCAAAAGTTGCAGATTTCGGGACTTCAAGATCGGTTTCCATTGACCAAACCCACCTCACCACAATAGTACATGGCACCTTCGGGTACTTGGACCCAGAGTACTTCCAATCAAGTCAGTTTACGGATAAGAGTGATGTGTATAGCTTTGGAGTTGTCCTTCTTGAGCTGTTGACTGGAGAAAAATCCGTTTCTCTAACAAGGTCACCAGAAATCAGAGGCCTAGttacatattttaatttttcaatggAAGAGAATCGTCTGTTTGATATTATTGATGCTCGAGTTAAGGAGGAGGGTGTAAAAGAAGACATATTGTCAGTTGCTAACCTCGCAAACAGATGCTTGGATATGAGTGGAAAGAGACGGCCTACGATGAAAGAAGTGGCAATGGAGTTGGAGAGGATTCAAAAATCAGTCAACGCTTCTAATAATCTGCAACAAAATTCCGATGAGGTCGAATATGTTAGAAATGAAGTAACTGGTCCTTGGGATGTTACATCGACAGGGTCGTGTTTGGCTGGAGGTACTACTCCGTCAAAAGATTCACTACCACTACTATCTTACTGA
- the LOC103443147 gene encoding protein DETOXIFICATION 41 yields the protein MGSQEEYQPLLIRLDSYSQIPNLSSSAIEEFLEHKPVAVRWWPKLVAWESRLLWILSGSSIAVSIFNYMLSFVTLMFCGHLGALELAGASIASVGIQGLAYGIMLGMASAVQTVCGQAYGAKQLPAMGIICQRAIILHLGAAVLLTFVYWWSGPILIAIGQTEDIAEQGQVFARGIIPQLYAFAINCPQQRFLQAQNIVNPLAYMSFGVFLVHILLTWVVVYVVDYGLMGAALTLSLSWWLLVITYGIYILVSPMCKETWTGFSWKAFRGIWPYFKLTLASAIMLCLEIWYNQGLVLISGLLSNPTISLDSISICMNYLNWDMQFMLGLSAAASVRVSNELGAGHPKVAKFSVFVVNGTSILISIVFSAIILIFRVGLSKLFTSDAEVIAAVSDLTSLLAISVFLNGIQPILSGVAIGSGWQAVVAYVNLTCYYIIGLPIGCVLGFKTSMGVAGIWWGMIIGVFLQTVTLIVLTARTNWDSEVVKAAERLKKSASAERLDLLTDI from the exons ATGGGATCGCAGGAGGAGTACCAACCGCTACTCATCCGGCTTGATTCATACTCCCAGATACCTAACTTGTCGTCCAGTGCCATTGAAGAGTTTCTGGAGCACAAGCCCGTGGCGGTTCGATGGTGGCCTAAACTGGTGGCTTGGGAGTCGAGGCTCCTCTGGATTTTATCCGGTTCATCTATCGCTGTCTCCATATTCAACTACATGCTCAGCTTTGTGACTCTCATGTTTTGTGGGCACCTGGGTGCCTTGGAGCTTGCTGGGGCCTCTATAGCTAGCGTTGGAATTCAGGGTCTCGCTTATGGTATCATG TTGGGAATGGCAAGTGCTGTCCAAACAGTGTGTGGGCAAGCATATGGAGCCAAACAACTGCCAGCAATGGGAATCATATGCCAAAGGGCAATCATCCTGCATTTGGGAGCAGCAGTACTACTCACATTTGTGTACTGGTGGTCAGGACCAATCCTCATAGCCATCGGCCAAACAGAAGACATAGCAGAGCAAGGCCAAGTATTTGCCAGAGGAATAATCCCACAGCTCTATGCATTTGCCATAAACTGCCCCCAGCAGAGGTTTCTCCAAGCCCAGAACATTGTAAACCCTCTAGCTTACATGTCGTTCGGGGTCTTCCTCGTCCACATTCTGCTCACTTGGGTGGTCGTTTATGTGGTGGACTATGGGCTGATGGGGGCGGCTCTGACACTCAGCCTCTCTTGGTGGCTTCTTGTCATCACATATGGAATTTACATTCTTGTCAGCCCGATGTGTAAGGAGACTTGGACTGGCTTCTCATGGAAGGCTTTTAGGGGCATTTGGCCTTACTTTAAGTTGACTCTTGCCTCCGCTATCATGCTTTG TTTGGAGATATGGTACAACCAAGGACTAGTGCTGATATCAGGGCTTCTCTCCAATCCTACAATCTCTCTAGACTCCATTTCTATTTG CATGAACTACTTGAACTGGGACATGCAATTTATGTTAGGCCTATCCGCGGCAGCCAGTGTTCGTGTTAGTAATGAGCTCGGTGCCGGTCACCCGAAGGTGGCCAAGTTTTCAGTGTTTGTGGTGAACGGGACGAGCATATTGATTAGCATAGTCTTCAGTGCGATTATATTGATATTCCGAGTTGGATTGAGCAAGCTTTTTACAAGCGACGCTGAAGTTATCGCGGCAGTATCTGATTTAACCTCATTGCTCGCCATCTCTGTTTTCTTGAATGGCATTCAACCTATACTCTCAG GTGTGGCAATCGGAAGCGGATGGCAAGCTGTTGTGGCGTATGTTAACCTGACTTGTTACTATATTATCGGTCTTCCGATTGGATGTGTTCTAGGCTTCAAAACTAGCATGGGAGTTGCA GGTATTTGGTGGGGAATGATCATTGGAGTTTTTCTACAAACAGTAACTTTAATTGTTCTCACTGCAAGAACAAACTGGGATTCTGAG GTTGTAAAAGCAGCTGAACGATTGAAGAAATCTGCAAGTGCTGAAAGATTAGACTTGTTGACCGATATATAA
- the LOC103443148 gene encoding pentatricopeptide repeat-containing protein At3g59040 isoform X1 codes for MPQTLFLKPFISSAPLDNWSRLKECTNSIGSNVRVRGRVGVVCMGMLAPRKFLQKRKKVEVFKDAADEAEQKNWRRLMNEIEETGSAVSVLKSEKLKDKTIPKDVVLGTLVRFKQLKKWNLVSQILEWLQTQNWWDFSKMDFLMLITAYGKQGHYTRAEKLLSLMNEKGYPPSVISHTALMEAYGKGGRYNNAEAIFRRMQSSGPEPSAVTYQIILKIFVEGCKFKEAEEIFETLLNEEKSPLKPDQKMFHMMIYMYKKAGSYDKARKMFSVMSERGVPQSTVTYNSLMSFENNYKEVSKMYNQMQRAGLRPDVVSYALLISAYGKARREEEALAVFEEMLDAGVRPTRKAYNILLDAFAVSGMVDQARTVFKSMRRDRFNPDLCSYTTMLSAYVNASDMEGAEKFFIRIKQDAFKPNVVTYGTLIKGYAKTSNIEKMMEKYEEMQASGIKPNQTILTTIMDAYGKNRDFGSAVVWYQEMESCRLPPDQKAKNILLSLAKTAEEQKVANQLVGNLDQSSNEQGSGKYPVPTDENDSEDEDEDEDEDEDEKYDDELDGPSLVTSSNAEQKHELVYLNGVNEKNLEGLLAVADL; via the exons ATGCCTCAAACCCTTTTCTTAAAGCCCTTTATTTCATCAGCTCCTTTGGATAATTGGag TAGATTGAAAGAATGCACAAATTCTATAGGTTCCAATGTCAGGGTGCGTGGAAGAGTGGGGGTTGTTTGTATGGGCATGCTGGCACCAAGAAAATTCTTGCAGAAAAGGAAGAAGGTAGAAGTTTTCAAAGATGCTGCTGATGAAGCCGAGCAGAAGAACTGGAGGAGACTTATGAATGAAATTGAGGAGACAGGTTCTGCAGTTTCTGTGCTCAAAAGTGAAAAGCTCAAGGACAAGACTATTCCCAAGGATGTTGTCCTTGGAACTTTGGTTAGATTTAAGCAACTGAAAAAATGGAACCTAGTCAGCCAG ATTCTCGAATGGCTTCAGACTCAGAACTGGTGGGACTTCAGCAAAATGGATTTCCTGATGCTTATAACAGCTTATGGAAAGCAAGGGCACTACACGAGGGCTGAGAAGCTTTTAAGTTTGATGAATGAGAAAGGCTATCCACCAAGTGTAATATCTCATACTGCTCTTATGGAAGCATATGGAAAAGGAGGCCGATATAACAATGCTGAAGCAATATTTAGAAGGATGCAGTCTTCTGGCCCTGAACCGTCTGCTGTGACATATCAAATAATACTAAAGATATTTGTTGAG GGATGTAAGTTCAAGGAAGCTGAAGAAATATTTGAGACTCTTTTAAATGAGGAAAAATCACCTTTAAAGCCAGACCAAAAGATGTTCCACATGATGATTTATATGTATAAGAAGGCTGGGAGCTATGATAAAGCTCGGAAGATGTTCTCAGTGATGTCTGAGAGAGGGGTTCCACAATCGACGGTTACTTATAATAGCTTGATGTCTTTTGAAAATAATTACAAGGAAGTCTCCAAGATGTATAACCAG ATGCAAAGAGCTGGTCTCCGACCCGATGTAGTGAGTTATGCCTTACTCATTAGTGCTTATGGGAAAGctagaagagaggaagaagccTTAGCTGTTTTTGAGGAGATGCTTGATGCTGGTGTCAG ACCAACCCGCAAAGCTTATAACATTTTGCTTGACGCATTTGCAGTATCAGGAATGGTGGACCAAGCTCGAACAGTTTTTAAAAGCATGAGAAGGGACAG GTTTAATCCTGATCTGTGCTCTTATACGACGATGCTGTCAGCATATGTAAATGCATCTGACATGGAGGGTGCTGAGAAATTCTTCATAAGAATAAAACAAGATGCATTTAAACCCAATGTCGTCACTTATGGGACATTAATCAAAGGGTATGCTAAGACAAGTAATATCGAGAAGATGATGGAGAAATATGAGGAAATGCAGGCATCTGGTATCAAACCAAATCAAACAATCTTGACAACAATCATGGATGCATATGGAAAAAACAGAGATTTTGGCAGTGCTGTTGTTTGGTACCAGGAAATGGAATCCTGTAGGCTTCCGCCTGATCAGAAAGCAAAGAATATCCTTTTGTCTTTGGCAAAAACAGCAGAGGAACAGAAGGTGGCTAACCAACTTGTAGGAAATCTGGATCAGAGTAGCAATGAACAAGGATCTGGTAAGTATCCGGTGCCTACCGATGAGAATGATAGTGAGGATGAGGAcgaggatgaggatgaggatgaggatgaaaAGTATGATGATGAATTAGATGGTCCTTCACTGGTCACTTCATCAAATGCTGAGCAAAAACATGAACTGGTTTATCTCAACGGTGTTAACGAGAAAAACCTTGAGGGCTTACTTGCAGTTGCAGATTTGTAA
- the LOC103443148 gene encoding pentatricopeptide repeat-containing protein At3g59040 isoform X2, translating into MPQTLFLKPFISSAPLDNWRLKECTNSIGSNVRVRGRVGVVCMGMLAPRKFLQKRKKVEVFKDAADEAEQKNWRRLMNEIEETGSAVSVLKSEKLKDKTIPKDVVLGTLVRFKQLKKWNLVSQILEWLQTQNWWDFSKMDFLMLITAYGKQGHYTRAEKLLSLMNEKGYPPSVISHTALMEAYGKGGRYNNAEAIFRRMQSSGPEPSAVTYQIILKIFVEGCKFKEAEEIFETLLNEEKSPLKPDQKMFHMMIYMYKKAGSYDKARKMFSVMSERGVPQSTVTYNSLMSFENNYKEVSKMYNQMQRAGLRPDVVSYALLISAYGKARREEEALAVFEEMLDAGVRPTRKAYNILLDAFAVSGMVDQARTVFKSMRRDRFNPDLCSYTTMLSAYVNASDMEGAEKFFIRIKQDAFKPNVVTYGTLIKGYAKTSNIEKMMEKYEEMQASGIKPNQTILTTIMDAYGKNRDFGSAVVWYQEMESCRLPPDQKAKNILLSLAKTAEEQKVANQLVGNLDQSSNEQGSGKYPVPTDENDSEDEDEDEDEDEDEKYDDELDGPSLVTSSNAEQKHELVYLNGVNEKNLEGLLAVADL; encoded by the exons ATGCCTCAAACCCTTTTCTTAAAGCCCTTTATTTCATCAGCTCCTTTGGATAATTGGag ATTGAAAGAATGCACAAATTCTATAGGTTCCAATGTCAGGGTGCGTGGAAGAGTGGGGGTTGTTTGTATGGGCATGCTGGCACCAAGAAAATTCTTGCAGAAAAGGAAGAAGGTAGAAGTTTTCAAAGATGCTGCTGATGAAGCCGAGCAGAAGAACTGGAGGAGACTTATGAATGAAATTGAGGAGACAGGTTCTGCAGTTTCTGTGCTCAAAAGTGAAAAGCTCAAGGACAAGACTATTCCCAAGGATGTTGTCCTTGGAACTTTGGTTAGATTTAAGCAACTGAAAAAATGGAACCTAGTCAGCCAG ATTCTCGAATGGCTTCAGACTCAGAACTGGTGGGACTTCAGCAAAATGGATTTCCTGATGCTTATAACAGCTTATGGAAAGCAAGGGCACTACACGAGGGCTGAGAAGCTTTTAAGTTTGATGAATGAGAAAGGCTATCCACCAAGTGTAATATCTCATACTGCTCTTATGGAAGCATATGGAAAAGGAGGCCGATATAACAATGCTGAAGCAATATTTAGAAGGATGCAGTCTTCTGGCCCTGAACCGTCTGCTGTGACATATCAAATAATACTAAAGATATTTGTTGAG GGATGTAAGTTCAAGGAAGCTGAAGAAATATTTGAGACTCTTTTAAATGAGGAAAAATCACCTTTAAAGCCAGACCAAAAGATGTTCCACATGATGATTTATATGTATAAGAAGGCTGGGAGCTATGATAAAGCTCGGAAGATGTTCTCAGTGATGTCTGAGAGAGGGGTTCCACAATCGACGGTTACTTATAATAGCTTGATGTCTTTTGAAAATAATTACAAGGAAGTCTCCAAGATGTATAACCAG ATGCAAAGAGCTGGTCTCCGACCCGATGTAGTGAGTTATGCCTTACTCATTAGTGCTTATGGGAAAGctagaagagaggaagaagccTTAGCTGTTTTTGAGGAGATGCTTGATGCTGGTGTCAG ACCAACCCGCAAAGCTTATAACATTTTGCTTGACGCATTTGCAGTATCAGGAATGGTGGACCAAGCTCGAACAGTTTTTAAAAGCATGAGAAGGGACAG GTTTAATCCTGATCTGTGCTCTTATACGACGATGCTGTCAGCATATGTAAATGCATCTGACATGGAGGGTGCTGAGAAATTCTTCATAAGAATAAAACAAGATGCATTTAAACCCAATGTCGTCACTTATGGGACATTAATCAAAGGGTATGCTAAGACAAGTAATATCGAGAAGATGATGGAGAAATATGAGGAAATGCAGGCATCTGGTATCAAACCAAATCAAACAATCTTGACAACAATCATGGATGCATATGGAAAAAACAGAGATTTTGGCAGTGCTGTTGTTTGGTACCAGGAAATGGAATCCTGTAGGCTTCCGCCTGATCAGAAAGCAAAGAATATCCTTTTGTCTTTGGCAAAAACAGCAGAGGAACAGAAGGTGGCTAACCAACTTGTAGGAAATCTGGATCAGAGTAGCAATGAACAAGGATCTGGTAAGTATCCGGTGCCTACCGATGAGAATGATAGTGAGGATGAGGAcgaggatgaggatgaggatgaggatgaaaAGTATGATGATGAATTAGATGGTCCTTCACTGGTCACTTCATCAAATGCTGAGCAAAAACATGAACTGGTTTATCTCAACGGTGTTAACGAGAAAAACCTTGAGGGCTTACTTGCAGTTGCAGATTTGTAA
- the LOC103443149 gene encoding protein NPG1-like: MESGEYEEGMEVEFSANGNSMKATEVQAKLDEGNIQEAESSLREGLSLNFEEARALLGKLEYQRGNLEGALRVFDGIDLQAAIERLQPNLAEKTPSKKGRSRSDSQHTVPQHAATLVLDAIYLKAKSLQKLGRLKEAANECNNVLDAVEKIFHQGIPDAQVDGRLQETVSQSVELLPELWKQAGYPQEAISAYRRALLSQWNLDNDCCARIQKGFAVFLLYSGVEAGPPSLGAQVEGSYVPKNNLEEAILLLMILLRKLSLGKTKWDSSLMEHLTFALSLCNQTFVLAKQLEEIMPGVYHRVDRWNSLALCYCGAGQNQEALNLLRKSLHKHERPEELMALLLAAKICSEDSYVAAEGVGYAQRAISNAQGLDEHLKGVGLRLLGLCLGKQAKVSSSDFERSRLQSEALKSLNEAINLEPNNSDLAFELGVHYAEHRNLDTALRYAKKFIDQTGGCLIKGWRLLALVLSAQQRFSEAHVVTDAALDETAKWEQGPLLRLKAKLKISESLPMDAIETYRNLLALVQAQRKSFGPLRISLQVEDDKVNEFEVWHGLSDLYSSLSYWKDAEICLSKARELKQHSAETLHAEGVIFEGQGQIQEALAAYIDCLLLEPCYVPCKILIAALLSKMGSTALPVARSLLSDALRIDPSNRKAWYYLGMIHRDDGRIGDAIDCFQAASMLEESDPIESFSSVL; the protein is encoded by the exons ATGGAGTCTGGAGAGTATGAGGAAGGCATGGAGGTTGAATTCTCTGCAAATGGGAATTCCATGAAAGCAACAGAGGTTCAGGCCAAGCttgatgaaggaaatattcAGGAGGCAGAGTCTTCATTACGAGAAGGGCTATCACTCAATTTCGAG GAAGCAAGAGCCCTTCTTGGAAAGCTGGAGTATCAAAGAGGTAACCTAGAAGGTGCACTTCGTGTGTTTGATGGCATTGATCTTCAAGCTGCCATAGAGCGATTGCAACCTAATCTTGCTGAGAAAACACCTTCTAAGAAGGGCCGATCTCGTTCTGACTCACAGCATACAGTCCCACAGCATGCTGCTACTCTCGTTCTTGATGCCATATACTTAAAAGCCAAGTCTCTACAAAAGCTTGGGAGATTAAAAG AAGCTGCTAATGAATGCAACAATGTTCTTGATGCCGTGGAAAAAATATTCCATCAGGGCATACCTGATGCACAAGTAGATGGCAGATTACAAGAGACAGTCAGCCAATCTGTGGAGCTTCTTCCTGAGCTTTGGAAGCAAGCTGGCTACCCTCAAGAAGCAATATCTGCTTATAGACGTGCCCTACTTAGTCAATGGAACCTTGACAACGACTGTTGTGCAAGAATTCAGAAAGGGTTTGCTGTGTTTTTGCTGTACAGTGGAGTAGAGGCTGGTCCACCCAGTTTAGGTGCTCAGGTTGAAGGTTCATATGTCCCTAAAAATAATCTGGAGGAGGCTATTCTGCTTTTGATGATCCTTTTGAGAAAATTATCCCTAGGTAAAACCAAATGGGATTCATCATTGATGGAACATCTAACGTTTGCTTTATCTTTATGCAACCAAACTTTTGTTTTAGCCAAGCAACTTGAAGAAATCATGCCTGGAGTATATCACCGTGTTGATCGTTGGAATTCTTTAGCCCTTTGTTATTGTGGAGCAGGACAGAACCAAGAGGCTTTGAACCTATTAAGGAAGTCTTTGCACAAACATGAACGACCAGAGGAACTGATGGCATTGTTATTGGCCGCCAAAATCTGCAGTGAGGATTCCTATGTTGCAGCTGAGGGAGTGGGATATGCACAAAGGGCTATTAGCAATGCTCAGGGGTTGGATGAACATTTAAAGGGTGTAGGACTTCGCTTGTTGGGTCTTTGTTTGGGGAAGCAAGCAAAAGTTTCTTCCTCTGACTTTGAGAGGTCACGTCTTCAGTCTGAAGCACTGAAATCACTAAATGAGGCCATTAATTTGGAGCCGAACAATTCAGATTTGGCTTTCGAGTTGGGTGTTCACTACGCTGAGCACCGAAATCTAGATACTGCTTTGCGCTATGCAAAAAAGTTCATTGATCAAACAGGAGGCTGCCTAATAAAGGGTTGGAGGTTGCTTGCTCTTGTTTTGTCTGCTCAACAGCGATTTTCAGAAGCTCATGTGGTCACTGATGCTGCTTTAGATGAGACCGCAAAATGGGAACAAGGGCCACTTCTCAGGCTTAAAGCAAAGCTAAAAATCTCCGAATCGTTACCCATGGATGCAATTGAAACTTATCGTAACCTTCTTGCTTTGGTTCAAGCTCAAAGGAAATCCTTTGGGCCTCTCAGAATTAGTCTTCAG GTTGAGGATGATAAAGTCAATGAATTTGAAGTTTGGCATGGATTATCAGACTTATACTCTAGCCTTTCATATTGGAAGGATGCTGAAATTTGTTTGAGCAAAGCCAGAGAGCTGAAGCAACACTCTGCAGAAACGCTGCATGCGGAAG GTGTCATCTTTGAAGGACAGGGACAAATTCAGGAAGCTCTAGCCGCTTATATCGATTGTCTTCTGCTAGAACCCTGTTATGTTCCGTGCAAGATTTTGATTGCCGCTCTTCTGTCAAAGATGGGATCAACGGCATTGCCTGTGGCAAGGAGCTTGCTGTCGGATGCATTAAGGATCGATCCTAGCAATCGAAAGGCTTGGTATTACTTGGGAATGATTCACAGAGATGATGGACGAATAGGGGATGCCATAGACTGCTTCCAGGCAGCTTCCATGCTTGAAGAATCTGATCCTATTGAAAGCTTCAGCTCTGTTCTCTGA